A genomic region of Klebsiella sp. RIT-PI-d contains the following coding sequences:
- a CDS encoding YfgM family protein codes for MEIYENEHEQVDALKRFFTENGKALAVGVILGIGALVGWRYWAGHQADVSKTSSLAYENTVAAMQADKPETLVAAEKFAADNKNVYGAFASLKLAQQYVDKNEMDKAGKQLQQGLADASDENLQSIINMRLARVQLQQKQADAALKTLENIKGEGWTAIVADLRGEILLSKGDKKGAHAAWEAGVKSDSSPALSEMMRMKMNNLSI; via the coding sequence GTGGAAATCTACGAAAACGAACATGAGCAGGTTGATGCGCTTAAACGCTTCTTCACTGAGAATGGTAAGGCGCTGGCTGTCGGCGTCATTTTAGGTATTGGCGCTCTGGTTGGGTGGCGTTACTGGGCGGGCCATCAGGCTGATGTATCAAAAACCTCGTCGCTGGCGTATGAAAATACCGTTGCGGCGATGCAGGCTGATAAGCCTGAAACGCTGGTCGCGGCTGAAAAGTTTGCGGCAGATAACAAAAATGTCTACGGTGCTTTTGCGTCGCTTAAATTAGCGCAGCAGTATGTCGACAAAAATGAAATGGATAAAGCCGGTAAGCAGTTACAGCAGGGGCTGGCTGACGCATCGGATGAAAATCTGCAGTCCATAATTAACATGCGCCTCGCCCGCGTGCAGCTTCAGCAAAAACAGGCAGATGCCGCGCTGAAAACGCTGGAAAACATCAAGGGTGAAGGCTGGACGGCTATCGTTGCTGATTTGCGCGGTGAAATATTGCTAAGCAAAGGTGATAAAAAGGGCGCACATGCTGCATGGGAAGCGGGTGTTAAAAGCGACTCTTCGCCTGCGCTGAGTGAAATGATGCGCATGAAAATGAATAATTTGTCCATCTGA